Proteins co-encoded in one Galactobacillus timonensis genomic window:
- a CDS encoding FMN-binding protein, translating to MKKDSTGYKVVLLGVLCAICGLLLAVVNSLTAPVIAERSLAAEKENLDKIYPGAEFTEVTNFKDDTGLVQSVFQAEGKGYVFKVSGMGYNSNGFTFMIAFNNDGTCGGFTAVEQSESPGIGARAFEDDYVSQISQITATEDAPLLSGATLTTTAIRKGVAAAEAVFAQLN from the coding sequence ATGAAAAAGGATTCGACAGGATATAAGGTCGTTCTTCTTGGCGTTCTGTGTGCGATCTGCGGATTACTGCTTGCGGTTGTCAACAGTCTGACGGCGCCGGTAATTGCGGAGCGTTCGCTGGCGGCTGAGAAGGAAAATCTGGATAAGATCTATCCGGGTGCTGAGTTCACGGAAGTGACCAACTTCAAGGATGATACGGGACTTGTGCAGAGTGTGTTCCAGGCGGAAGGCAAGGGCTATGTGTTCAAGGTTTCCGGCATGGGCTACAACTCCAACGGTTTCACGTTCATGATTGCGTTCAATAACGATGGTACGTGCGGCGGATTTACTGCTGTTGAGCAGAGTGAGTCGCCGGGCATCGGTGCACGTGCCTTTGAGGATGATTACGTTTCGCAGATTTCGCAGATTACGGCTACGGAAGATGCGCCGCTTCTCTCGGGTGCGACGCTGACGACGACAGCCATCCGCAAGGGTGTTGCGGCGGCTGAAGCTGTGTTTGCGCAGCTGAATTGA
- the rsxE gene encoding electron transport complex subunit RsxE yields the protein MSESKKKMSFGKELIVNNPVFGLYLGICSTLGITTALDNAIGMGMAVIVILVLSNVVISLIAKITPDEIHIPVYIVIIATLVTIVELLMQAYMPTLFSTLGAFVDLIVVNCIILGRAEAYACNHNVAESARDGFMMGLAYTCSLLAMSIIRQILGTGVLSMSNPFTQATIFSLRLIPDAYTIPVFTSQTGAFLTFAVLAAVVATIKNKDADKEEAAAKAAKIEAAKKAAAAKGAKA from the coding sequence ATGAGCGAATCTAAGAAGAAGATGAGCTTTGGCAAAGAGCTCATTGTGAACAATCCGGTCTTCGGGCTGTACCTGGGCATCTGCTCGACGCTGGGCATTACGACGGCGCTGGACAATGCGATCGGTATGGGCATGGCCGTTATTGTGATTCTGGTGCTTTCCAATGTTGTGATTTCTCTGATTGCAAAGATTACGCCGGACGAGATTCATATTCCGGTTTACATCGTGATCATTGCGACCCTGGTTACCATCGTTGAGCTGCTGATGCAGGCATATATGCCGACGCTGTTCTCGACGCTGGGTGCCTTCGTTGATCTGATTGTTGTAAACTGCATTATTCTGGGCCGTGCGGAAGCGTATGCGTGCAACCACAATGTTGCGGAAAGTGCGCGTGACGGCTTCATGATGGGTCTTGCGTATACGTGCTCGCTGCTGGCGATGAGCATCATCCGTCAGATTCTGGGTACTGGTGTTCTTTCCATGAGCAATCCGTTTACGCAGGCAACGATCTTCTCGCTTCGTCTGATTCCGGATGCCTACACGATTCCGGTATTTACGAGTCAGACCGGCGCGTTCCTGACGTTCGCAGTTTTGGCGGCAGTTGTCGCTACCATCAAGAACAAGGATGCGGACAAGGAAGAAGCAGCTGCGAAGGCTGCCAAGATTGAGGCAGCCAAGAAGGCAGCGGCTGCCAAGGGGGCTAAGGCATGA
- a CDS encoding RnfABCDGE type electron transport complex subunit D has protein sequence MKLSFKASPNYRSSQSTSSIMRDLTLCLLAVTVFAAVWYFNAYGSAYGLRVIGLTCAAVVTALVVDALWFKAMKQDVKASILSNYSWVTALILVLISPVKTSYYAMIVCTAIAIIFGKMVFGGFGQNIFNPAAFGEALLMTNFASTQSADFVTSATPTVTANSYGWLMTAEDLGSLPTIGALFTGNYPSTIGSTCAILLILCFVFLVMRKDIDWQTSVVYVATIFVEGTLIGLTRGASASLGLIQVLTGGVLFGAVFMLTDPVTSPVTLPGRVVFAAGAASLTLLFRLRSNLADGVLFSILLMNALTPAIDKMFDGNQIRDAKKFAKKVWCTLVVLLALMFAIGFTCSHKEPAAASAGSSSSASSSSASEVLGDADYSSANPTATDNGDGTYSVSAKGFGGELTATIGVENGAITSYTDLSGSDNGDGIGDDFFTDGYLDKYQGVTLDSEVDSISGATFTSKAVNGMAQAALRAASGEDMSGAAASSSASAATLGTEDLSSANAVATDNGDGTYAVTAKGFNGELTATIGVENGAITSFTDLAGGDDGDGIGDNYFADGGLDGFVGATLDSSIDGTSGATYTSTAVKAMAQAALKAAAGGDTGAATLGSEDLSSAKATATANGDGTYAVTAKGFNGELTATIAVENGAITSFTDLAGGDNGDGIGDNYFADGGLDEFVGATLDSSIDGTSGATYTSTAVKAMAQAALKAAAE, from the coding sequence ATGAAGCTGAGTTTTAAGGCCTCGCCGAACTACCGGTCGTCCCAGAGCACTTCTTCCATCATGCGGGATCTGACTCTGTGTCTGCTGGCAGTCACGGTGTTTGCGGCGGTATGGTATTTCAACGCTTATGGTTCTGCCTATGGTCTGCGGGTCATCGGCCTGACCTGTGCAGCGGTTGTTACGGCTCTTGTCGTTGACGCGCTGTGGTTCAAGGCGATGAAGCAGGATGTCAAGGCATCAATCCTGAGCAACTATTCCTGGGTGACAGCACTGATTCTGGTGCTGATCTCTCCGGTCAAGACAAGCTATTATGCGATGATCGTCTGCACGGCGATTGCCATCATCTTCGGTAAGATGGTGTTCGGCGGCTTCGGTCAGAATATCTTCAATCCGGCAGCCTTTGGTGAGGCGCTGCTGATGACGAACTTCGCCTCGACACAGAGTGCTGACTTCGTTACAAGCGCCACGCCGACGGTGACGGCAAACTCCTACGGCTGGCTGATGACGGCCGAGGATCTTGGGTCGCTGCCGACGATCGGTGCGCTGTTTACGGGCAACTATCCCTCGACGATCGGAAGCACCTGTGCAATTCTTCTGATTCTGTGCTTCGTGTTCCTTGTGATGCGCAAGGACATTGACTGGCAGACGAGTGTTGTCTATGTTGCGACGATTTTTGTGGAAGGTACGCTTATCGGCCTGACGCGTGGTGCTTCGGCTTCGCTGGGTCTGATCCAGGTTCTGACGGGTGGTGTTCTGTTTGGAGCCGTATTCATGTTGACGGATCCGGTCACTTCGCCGGTTACGCTGCCGGGACGTGTTGTGTTTGCAGCCGGTGCTGCAAGTCTGACACTTCTGTTCCGTCTGCGTTCCAATCTTGCGGATGGAGTGCTGTTCTCGATTCTTCTTATGAATGCGCTGACGCCGGCAATTGACAAGATGTTCGACGGCAACCAGATTCGCGATGCGAAGAAGTTTGCAAAGAAGGTATGGTGCACGCTGGTTGTTCTGCTGGCACTGATGTTTGCGATCGGCTTCACCTGCTCGCATAAGGAGCCGGCGGCAGCTTCTGCCGGTTCTTCGTCCTCTGCTTCTTCATCATCGGCTTCCGAGGTGCTGGGCGATGCGGATTATTCTTCCGCAAATCCGACGGCTACCGACAACGGGGATGGTACGTACTCTGTTTCGGCCAAGGGGTTCGGCGGTGAGCTGACGGCGACGATCGGCGTTGAAAACGGTGCGATCACCAGCTATACGGATCTTTCCGGCAGTGACAACGGTGATGGCATTGGTGACGATTTCTTCACGGACGGCTATCTGGATAAATATCAGGGTGTGACGCTGGATTCGGAAGTGGATTCGATTTCCGGTGCAACGTTCACGTCGAAGGCTGTCAATGGTATGGCGCAGGCGGCTCTTCGTGCTGCCAGCGGCGAAGATATGAGCGGGGCTGCAGCTTCATCCTCTGCTTCTGCTGCGACGCTTGGAACGGAGGATCTCTCTTCCGCCAATGCAGTGGCAACGGATAACGGTGACGGTACCTATGCTGTGACGGCCAAGGGCTTCAATGGTGAGCTGACGGCTACGATCGGCGTTGAAAACGGTGCGATCACAAGCTTTACGGATCTTGCCGGCGGAGACGATGGCGATGGTATCGGTGATAACTACTTCGCGGATGGCGGTCTGGATGGATTCGTCGGGGCGACGCTTGATTCGAGCATCGATGGTACGTCCGGTGCTACCTATACGTCAACGGCAGTGAAGGCAATGGCGCAGGCAGCTCTCAAGGCTGCGGCCGGCGGTGATACAGGTGCTGCGACGCTTGGCAGTGAGGATCTTTCCTCGGCCAAGGCAACGGCAACTGCCAACGGCGATGGAACCTATGCTGTAACAGCCAAGGGTTTCAATGGTGAGCTGACGGCGACAATCGCCGTTGAAAACGGTGCGATCACAAGCTTTACGGATCTTGCCGGCGGTGACAACGGCGATGGTATCGGTGATAACTACTTCGCAGATGGCGGTCTGGATGAATTCGTCGGTGCGACGCTTGATTCGAGCATCGATGGTACGTCCGGTGCTACCTATACGTCGACGGCTGTGAAGGCGATGGCGCAGGCGGCTCTGAAGGCTGCGGCTGAGTGA